A single window of Engraulis encrasicolus isolate BLACKSEA-1 chromosome 20, IST_EnEncr_1.0, whole genome shotgun sequence DNA harbors:
- the LOC134436073 gene encoding uncharacterized protein LOC134436073 — protein MEALQTGFFLEEGKSKLLLFEGKDDHLTPTCRLDLTESGLFIIAGRMMGHSFLHGGPSFTGLSPAIIHVILGRDPKMAPISVDDCVDWDVREVLELLEGTDNFTEDERERVNNICLYWDLPTVDRENRQWLTEKILLHAVLGRTEKQVEQLQRGLRDSGVYDLLSARPDTAAILFPRTSEREITPQMILDHITWPANVAYGVSRLDQDRILGFFRRFIENGTPDVLKSLLRFWTGWEVLSGHLKVEVIVCDLPMSATCFYRLKLPAYVQEFEEFTNVLKAVCETSSSGFGQV, from the exons ATGGAGGCCCTCCAGACTGGCTTCTTCTTGGAGGAAGGCAAAA GTAAGCTGCTGCTGTTTGAGGGAAAGGATGACCACCTGACTCCCACCTGTAGACTTGACCTCACAGAAAGTGGTCTCTTCATCATAGCAGGAAGAATGATGgggcacagctttctacatggaggcCCATCTTTCACTGGACTAAGTCCTGCTATAATTCATGTGATCCTGGGGCGGGATCCAAAGATGGCTCCCATCTCTGTGGATGATTGTGTTGATTGGGACGTCCGGGAGGTCCTGGAGCTG CTTGAAGGGACTGACAACTTCACTGAggacgagagggagagggtgaacaATATCTGTCTGTACTGGGATCTGCCCACGGTTGACAGAGAAAATAGACAATGGCTCACCGAAAAGATTCTACTTCATGCT GTCCTTGGGAGGACAGAAAAACAAGTGGAACAACTGCAGAGGGGACTAAGGGACAGTGGAGTTTATGATCTGCTCAGTGCACGTCCAGACACTGCGGCCATCTTGTTTCCCAGGACGTCTGAAAGAGAAATTACACCGCAG ATGATTTTGGACCACATCACTTGGCCTGCAAATGTGGCATATGGTGTTTCACGGCTGGACCAGGACCGAATTTTGGGTTTCTTCAGACGATTTATCGAGAATG GAACTCCAGATGTACTGAAAAGCCTCTTGCGCTTCTGGACTGGCTGGGAGGTCCTGTCAGGACATTTGAAGGTGGAAGTCATCGTCTGTGACCTCCCAATGTCTGCTACATGTTTCTACAGATTGAAATTGCCAGCTTATGTACAAGAGTTTGAAGAGTTCACCAATGTCTTGAAAGCAGTATGTGAAACATCTTCCTCTGGCTTTGGCCAGGTTTGA